The genomic region aaagaacGACGCAGGAAGCGAACAACATCCCAAAAGTTTGATGGGCATTTGATTCCTACAGAAAAAACAAGCCTTTTCTTCTTCAAAAGACCTCAAGAATATCTTGCAGGCATCGATGACCAGTCAGACAAAGCGGAATAGCTTGAAAGGGATTTGAGGGCCCGTTCAGCTTGGAAAGTTTCACTTCTAAGCAAACCATAAAAACGTAAAAAGACTGTCTTGAGTCAAGTAACATATTATGGTCTGAAGaagctaaaattaatttgttcggatctgatgtaaaaatattttcaagacgCCCAAAAAATAGTGCCTTCGATCTTAAACACACCAAAAAATCTTCAGACATGGCGTGGACAATATCATGCTATGGGGATGCTTTTCCGCCGCAGGAGTTGGTCCGATATTTtggttaaaagaaaaaagtatacTCCGGACTACGTTAATATACTGGAAAAGTTGATGCTTTCATATGCCGAGGAAGAAATTACCTTAAAATGGGAGTTTTTGCAAGCTAATGACACCACATATTTCTCAAAACTTGTAATAAAACGGTTCTCCTGAACTAAACCCTATACAATACCTTAGAgggatattaaaaaaagaattggagtttttaaaagAAGAACTTTGAGAAAAAGTAATATCCGAGTAGGTGCAACTTGTACGCTCCTCTGACTAATGAATGTGTTCCGAAGTCGGTACGCGAAATTGACACGACATTCCCAAAACGCTTTTTTTGGTGAACGGTAAATGGAGAGCCAAAAAAGCTGATCGATTATCGAGAGAACCTTTTACAAGGCTAGTGAACGGGAATGAGATACCTCCCATCCCATATTTTTACGGATCTACTGCGCTGAGCTAAAGTACCGTTAATCTCTGGCATTGCCTTGCCATAATTTTGGGAAGCGCACGCAACAAAAAACTTGCGTTAATAGCTCTGTATGTAATAAATGCGACATCTTCTCAATATCTGCCGCGCAGATGTTTTCTTAGCGAACGACGGCGATACTAAGCGCTGCCGCAGCCAACAAAACATCTTTCTAGTTGCACCACCCCCCCAAATGAGGTCCACCGTTAGCCAAAGCAACTGTCAATCAATGCTTTCACGAAAACTGAGTGTCAATAAAAAGCCAAGTGGAGCGCTTGCAGCACATAGTTGCATACGTGACAACTTAAGCGCCGCAAGCAGCAACACAACGTTCATCAACGGCTTAAAACGACAATTAGACTAAGTGATGTTCCTTGCTTTAACACTGTTGCTCCTGAGCAGCGTCGCGCATGCGCACGCCGAGTGTGTGCTGCACTTCCACGACAACTTGCCGGTGGTAATGAAAACGGACGGTGTCCATCGTGTCATGTACGCGCAGGAAGAGGGCTCCATCAAGCTTAATGAAACGGACGAAGTGGAGGTGCACTGCTTAACCGGGATTTTGTGAGTGATTGCACAATTGTATTGATTCGCTTGGAtatatacttttgtttttgctttttagtATTCAAACGAAATTGAATGGGAGCCCGCAGAATAGCAATATCGATGGCAGTAAACAATTTAAGTGCCACAAAGGCTATCGACTGTATTATAGAAATGCGAATTCCAGCATTTACAAGGATACGAACGTGAATTCCATGTATGTGCACTGCCAGGATGCGTGGACGCTAACGCTATACGAGAGTGGCACGAAATTGCCGAAATGCATGCAGTACATGAACTATGCCATGGGTCTTGCTGTGCCGAATGTGAAGGATATCATATCGGCGGGCATGTGCTATGATCTCGACACACTCGCGCTCAAATACGTTAACTACGTGGCCTACCGGCCTAAGTATGGTGAAACCATCAATGTGAGTCAAATTGCTTAAAATTGCTCGCAACCCCTTAACACTTGCTTTGCGATTACAGTTAAACAGTTCGGCGTTAAGCCAAAATCAATTGACTGTAGATTTCAAAACGAAACTCGGCAATCtcaatacatatttttcttttatgagGTATGTCTGCAAGCGTATATGGTCCAGCCAAAAACCTCTCATGGCTATTATTTTTTCTGCAGTCAGACCGAGTTTAATCAGCAATTGGACAATGTCAAGCGAACAGTGCCGATATTGGAGACATACAACTTTGACTATGTTAGCCTGCTGCAGGATATGCCGCTTCAGGCCGAGTTCGCCGAATTTGCTCACATCTTCAATACAATGTGGTGGCGCAACTTACGCATTGGCAATTGGCGTTTCTATTTGGACGAGCTGATCGCACGTTCTAAGCTCATCCCATACAGGGTGTATGTTGGCACTTCAGGTGAGTTGAGAATACCGGACACTGGCAGCAACAACATAACCGCCGACGGAGATCATTTATCGATTGAGGTCGGCAGTTTAGTGGTACAGCCGCCGGTATATATTTGGTCATATTTGAAGTCTCTGAAAGACGACGTGAACGAAGAATTTGTTGTCATCGGCTACAATTCGCCTTATGTGAGCATATCCACCGCACCATATaactaaattttctaaatatattcAACATTTTTCAGTTTTACTTGAGGAGCTCAGCAATATTCTGCCACGATATATGCGACAAGATTGACTGGCTGCAGAAAAGCAAATTTGGCCACACCCGTCTGATGCCGACCTTCGGAGTTGCATTCTGCTGTCGCCCAGAAGAGGTGGCGCAGTCTTTCAAGCAATTTCCATTAGATTAGTGcggcaaaataatttaaaagcacTGTAGAAAATTGCTAACCGTGCGATGAACTATAGAAAATAACGGTTATCAGTTTCGAATAAAGAACTAAAATCATGTCTAACCGGAAACTTGTAATTTCTCTGAAATATTGCTGCCCTTAAAAGATTAGCAAGCAGTAATGCGATAAAATACTTTGTTGaaaagtaaggaagcgctaaccTCGGGTATATCCGAACATTTcatgctcttgcaacttgcaaggaaaAAAACCGAGGTAATAAaaataaggcttgttagttatatggggtctaaggCAGATTTTTCATTATAAGCACCGTATATGTACCGTTATTAGGAAAAttcagggtttgtccggaaagtaatgggactgattttcttccgccgcgactgtactttggATTCGGTAGAAGGCGTTCCTGGCTGGTCGGTTGTCTCCGAGCACATGGAgggtcaggacaaacattttcgcgcgacgtgtttctgtgagtgatgcaagccgttcgttagagcagaggtacgcgattaaattctgtgtgaaactcggtaaatctgcgacagagacgtttgatacgatcaagcaggcttacccagctGTTGCTTTAGCAAGGAGTGGCGTGTGTCGGTGGTCCAAAAATGAGGTCCGGGAAGAGGTCCCTGATGACAAACATCGACactgtgactcgtgtgcgcaaagttttgagctcagaccgtcgactaatttttttgttttttgcctgaaaaggccgatgaaaggcaagcattttatGACGACAGAGGAAATCCAAGCAGcttgcacctcggctctcaaggctattccggagaatgtctTTCGTGAAACTTGCACcgtgtagcaacatgttgcaagagtataaaaatgtttgaggCATTTTGTGATTAATAATTGCTTTAC from Bactrocera tryoni isolate S06 chromosome 3, CSIRO_BtryS06_freeze2, whole genome shotgun sequence harbors:
- the LOC120772071 gene encoding uncharacterized protein LOC120772071, encoding MFLALTLLLLSSVAHAHAECVLHFHDNLPVVMKTDGVHRVMYAQEEGSIKLNETDEVEVHCLTGIFIQTKLNGSPQNSNIDGSKQFKCHKGYRLYYRNANSSIYKDTNVNSMYVHCQDAWTLTLYESGTKLPKCMQYMNYAMGLAVPNVKDIISAGMCYDLDTLALKYVNYVAYRPKYGETINLNSSALSQNQLTVDFKTKLGNLNTYFSFMSQTEFNQQLDNVKRTVPILETYNFDYVSLLQDMPLQAEFAEFAHIFNTMWWRNLRIGNWRFYLDELIARSKLIPYRVYVGTSGELRIPDTGSNNITADGDHLSIEVGSLVVQPPVYIWSYLKSLKDDVNEEFVVIGYNSPYFYLRSSAIFCHDICDKIDWLQKSKFGHTRLMPTFGVAFCCRPEEVAQSFKQFPLD